In Simplicispira sp. 125, one DNA window encodes the following:
- the coaE gene encoding dephospho-CoA kinase (Dephospho-CoA kinase (CoaE) performs the final step in coenzyme A biosynthesis.), protein MNRAPTSSVRIGLTGGIGSGKSTVARILVNRGAILLDADQIAREMTQPGGLAMPSIVQTFGSEYMDASGALDRARMRNLAFSRPESRKQLEAILHPLVAQCTESRAYAAEAAGRRLLVFDIPLLVESGHWPRQLDAVVVVDCRTETQIDRVMARNALDRKTIEGIIAAQSSRAVRRRAADAVLYNDQLSLEALQSQVDALATRFGL, encoded by the coding sequence GTGAACCGCGCGCCAACTTCCTCTGTACGGATAGGACTGACCGGCGGTATTGGCAGCGGGAAAAGTACGGTAGCCCGTATCCTGGTCAACCGCGGAGCAATTCTCCTGGATGCGGACCAGATCGCCCGAGAGATGACCCAGCCTGGCGGTCTGGCCATGCCGTCGATTGTTCAAACCTTTGGATCCGAATACATGGATGCCAGTGGGGCCCTGGACCGTGCACGCATGCGTAACCTCGCTTTTTCCAGGCCTGAGTCGCGCAAACAACTCGAAGCTATTCTCCACCCCCTGGTTGCCCAATGCACTGAAAGCCGTGCCTACGCTGCAGAAGCAGCGGGGCGGCGCCTGCTGGTATTTGACATCCCCTTACTGGTGGAATCAGGGCACTGGCCACGCCAGCTCGATGCAGTGGTGGTGGTTGATTGCCGAACCGAGACACAAATCGACCGCGTCATGGCGCGCAATGCCCTTGACCGAAAAACCATTGAAGGCATCATTGCTGCGCAGTCCAGCCGGGCTGTCCGGCGCCGGGCAGCCGATGCAGTCCTCTACAACGACCAGTTGTCCCTGGAAGCACTGCAATCCCAGGTGGATGCACTCGCCACACGGTTCGGGCTATGA
- the zapD gene encoding cell division protein ZapD, with product MILYEYPFNERIRTYLRLELLFRRLGELIARTEALDHHFALTTIFEIMDVAARADLKSDVLKDIEKQKHQLDGYRGNPAISEAALDGIVAQLDHCFTRLNTQTGKTGQPLTENDWLMAIRSRAGIPGGTCGFDLPSYAAWQHRPAKERQQALEGWVSTLAPLAESIFLLLKLLRDTGVAQKVAAERGQLQQNLPQGRTFQLLRLRIDPALGLVPEISGNRLMVSVRLMQQQADGHLLANTEDAVFELTLCA from the coding sequence GTGATTCTTTACGAATACCCCTTCAACGAACGCATTCGCACCTATCTGCGACTGGAACTGCTGTTCCGGCGGCTGGGCGAACTCATCGCTCGCACCGAGGCACTGGACCACCACTTTGCCTTGACCACCATCTTCGAGATCATGGACGTCGCCGCCCGTGCTGATCTGAAATCGGATGTGCTCAAAGACATTGAAAAACAGAAACATCAGCTGGACGGCTACCGTGGCAACCCTGCCATCTCGGAAGCAGCGCTGGACGGCATCGTAGCCCAACTCGACCACTGTTTCACCCGCCTGAACACCCAGACCGGCAAGACAGGCCAGCCCTTGACGGAAAACGACTGGCTCATGGCCATCCGCAGCCGGGCTGGTATTCCGGGAGGCACCTGTGGTTTTGACCTGCCTAGCTACGCTGCCTGGCAGCACCGCCCCGCAAAGGAGCGACAGCAAGCACTCGAAGGCTGGGTCAGCACGCTGGCTCCGTTGGCAGAATCCATTTTTCTGCTGCTCAAGCTTCTGCGCGACACAGGCGTCGCCCAAAAGGTGGCTGCCGAACGGGGACAACTGCAACAAAACCTGCCCCAGGGCCGCACCTTTCAGTTGCTGCGCCTGCGCATTGACCCCGCACTGGGATTAGTCCCCGAGATCAGCGGCAACCGGCTTATGGTTTCAGTGCGCCTGATGCAGCAGCAAGCTGATGGGCATTTGCTGGCCAACACGGAAGACGCCGTTTTTGAACTGACCCTGTGCGCCTGA